The following proteins are encoded in a genomic region of Phaeodactylum tricornutum CCAP 1055/1 chromosome 1, whole genome shotgun sequence:
- a CDS encoding predicted protein yields MSNPFDQFTSDFQASLPPGVPHTQQPPEAPPNYQPAAAMGSPPPMGATYGNYGAPQSYGQPPPPTFAAPNPYGTNVPPVPQPPPGPTANESYGGYGAQGGYAGAPNPPGVDEGNPFGNSGAGAGMGAGAPPDPHPPQPPQPPQYPADPWGSAGPNGPPPPSQADANPYAQPAYGQPPPPPDATSYGAPPPQHQPAFGSPPPPQGPPQQPYESYGSVPAQPYGQPDPYGPDAGALVPAHVQSNPYAAYGQPAYGQPPPPQQAHNPYGQPPPQQQAQYAQPAPPAPVDPFSVFDSSAAPAPSQERALVPAGPDPTAANDDDFFGAFSANAPAPAAVPQALVTQAETEEKKGDDGLPPGGEWYDARIFTPTLGVMFFKPQELTDSLFLNTDKEMVDSLADRPVVAFIVEGSSARSAGVELGHILLKVNGVDVRSPKEASRLIKEGPRPLPLLFYVPGTDVVTAEGEHMVKYDTKETTAPNSAKEWKPKYIVIGGIIAQPWMMNMYRSKSEYDIAVIETQARRPVSVKVKQFSLQGARIQNDWQGPQMVKYKNKLHPWKYIVVLPVARNPIKISSPNLASLKPVHEGIRRLLLSQQRDRGGGGTRSSGDPYRSSNGGYNQGGREDPYANRSNGGGDPYASRGSGGGDPYANHNSGGGDPYANRNSGGGGGYDQSSQRGGYDQSSQGGGGYDQSVQRGGGYDQGGYGGPPPQQQQQQPPQPQQHYQQQPGLSDVENSIGLNELHTLLRDAVQKEDYVEAGRVSNIVLSRLYGDDPSVPEATRREQRRRMSWKGLGAAPWLNDRLDSLNYTFPTTIQINAMEAVNAILNTTDEVMESVSLEERVDVHQRDMGVVVSGTTGSGKTLAYLVPLLSTLSDSLFLRQRIRVGAEEAVGDTTGDLLDRVAVVTSPMIRSNSRKQTRQSGAIATGASMSSLGQSGKDVKSPLALIVVPTRELGVQTAMLLYQLVGGNIKDDPTALTGRANMFKYKGPKGIRIGCVLDDEEASFGLKLQTDVAITTPQYLGKLMDDEDVLPSKLRVIIYDEADLALEKTDAKDLERLFDDDPEEREYTRLTYLVGASVTEALGNLAVASRILPQGKSCIATATRFAALQSEEPLADAARIAGGEKSASLKDLSVCLYPGLKHERAVVPNDSSGLLTLTRLLRKELQAYDQTVKEAGDSGVAFNTVQRPRVVVFFPDEEQAKKAIVPLRDTMWGEHKLCVLLPTIGFNPLTIMDQFKRNETSVMLATANSVRGLDFPALTHVYTLYLPMNDPREYVHLAGRVGRVGQLGSVLGDGGHVVSILREDDAGKMDELAATLGFEFVDIEATPDVIPRGEDGSLDVDNVDVEKMRRLLEDTMTLVDLAEDIGDDPTVIEATLVDDSDEEDDEDDGDEDSFQ; encoded by the exons ATGTCGAATCCTTTTGATCAGTTCACGTCGGACTTTCAAGCGTCGTTGCCACCGGGTGTCCCCCACACGCAGCAGCCTCCGGAAGCGCCACCGAACTACCAACCTGCCGCAGCAATGGGATCGCCGCCTCCGATGGGTGCAACTTACGGAAACTACGGGGCGCCCCAATCGTACGGACAGCCTCCTCCGCCGACGTTCGCGGCTCCGAATCCGTACGGCACCAACGTGCCGCCAGTCCCGCAGCCTCCTCCGGGGCCAACCGCGAACGAATCCTACGGAGGCTATGGAGCGCAAGGAGGCTACGCGGGGGCTCCGAATCCGCCCGGTGTAGACGAGGGAAACCCCTTTGGCAATTCGGGTGCGGGTGCTGGGATGGGTGCGGGTGCTCCACCGGATCCGCACCCCCCGCAACCTCCGCAACCCCCACAGTATCCGGCGGATCCTTGGGGATCTGCGGGTCCCAATGGTCCTCCCCCTCCATCGCAAGCCGACGCCAATCCCTACGCGCAACCCGCGTACGGACaaccgccgccgccaccggaCGCTACTTCCTACGGTGCTCCTCCTCCGCAACATCAGCCTGCCTTTGGATCACCACCTCCTCCGCAAGGACCACCGCAACAACCGTACGAGTCCTACGGCTCCGTCCCCGCGCAGCCCTACGGACAACCGGACCCTTACGGACCCGACGCCGGTGCCTTGGTGCCAGCGCACGTTCAATCCAATCCCTACGCCGCTTACGGACAACCCGCCTACGGAcagccgccaccaccacagCAAGCACACAACCCCTACGGACAGCCACCaccgcaacaacaagcacAGTACGCACAGCCTGCCCCACCCGCTCCGGTGGATCCCTTTTCCGTCTTTGATTCGTCCGCCGCTCCCGCACCCTCGCAAGAACGCGCTCTCGTCCCTGCCGGGCCCGATCCCACGGCCGCCAACGATGATGATTTCTTTGGAGCCTTTTCCGCCAACGCACCCGCTCCTGCCGCGGTACCACAAGCGCTCGTCACCCAGGCCGAgacggaagaaaaaaaggGTGACGATGGACTACCTCCCGGCGGAGAATGGTACGATGCACGTATCTTTACCCCAACCCTGGGGGTCATGTTCTTCAAACCACAAGAATTGACCGATTCGCTCTTTTTGAATACCGACAAGGAAATGGTAGACAGTCTCGCGGATCGCCCCGTCGTTGCCTTTATCGTCGAGGGTTCGTCGGCGCGCTCGGCCGGAGTTGAACTCGGACACATTTTGCTCAAAGTCAACGGGGTGGACGTGCGCAGCCCCAAGGAAGCCTCGCGATTGATCAAGGAAGGACCGCGTCCCTTGCCCTTGCTCTTTTACGTCCCCGGGACCGATGTCGTGACGGCCGAAGGCGAACACATGGTCAAATACGACACGAAAGAAACGACCGCGCCCAACAGCGCCAAGGAATGGAAACCCAAGTACATTGTAATTGGTGGCATCATTGCGCAACCCTGGATGATGAATATGTACCGATCCAAG tCCGAATACGACATTGCCGTTATTGAAACACAAGCTCGTCGTCCAGTTTCGGTCAAGGTTAAGCAATTTTCCTTGCAAGGCGCTCGTATTCAGAATGACTGGCAAGGCCCCCAAATGGTGAAGTACAAGAACAAGTTGCACCCGTGGAAGTACATTGTGGTATTGCCCGTGGCGCGGAATCCGATCAAAATATCGTCCCCCAACTTGGCGTCGCTTAAGCCTGTACACGAAGGCATTCGTCGACTCTTGCTGTCTCAGCAACGCGAtcgcggcggtggcggtaCCCGCAGCTCGGGGGATCCTTACCGGTCCTCCAATGGCGGATACAACCAGGGCGGACGGGAGGATCCGTACGCGAACCGCAGCAACGGTGGTGGCGATCCGTACGCCAGCCGTGGCAGCGGTGGTGGCGATCCGTACGCGAATCACAACAGCGGCGGTGGCGATCCGTACGCGAATCGCAACAGCGGTGGGGGCGGTGGCTACGACCAATCATCCCAACGTGGCGGCTATGACCAATCATCTCAAGGTGGTGGTGGCTACGACCAATCCGTCCAACGTGGTGGCGGCTACGACCAAGGTGGGTACGGCGGTCCGCCtccacagcagcagcaacaacaaccaccacAGCCACAGCAGCACTACCAGCAGCAACC TGGTCTCAGCGACGTGGAAAATTCAATCGGCTTGAACGAGTTACATACACTGCTGCGTGACGCCGTCCAAAAGGAGGACTATGTAGAAGCCGGGCGGGTATCGAATATTGTTTTGAGTCGATTGTACGGTGACGATCCATCTGTACCGGAGGCTACCCGACGCGAACAGCGGCGCCGCATGAGTTGGAAGGGACTGGGTGCGGCACCGTGGTTGAACGATCGACTCGATTCTTTGAACTACACCTTTCCCACGACGATCCAGATTaacgccatggaagccgtTAATGCGATTCTGAATACCACGGATGAAGTGATGGAATCAGTGTCGTTGGAAGAACGCGTAGATGTGCATCAAAGGGACATGGGTGTCGTCGTTAGCGGAACAACCGGGTCCGGCAAGACCTTGGCTTATCTGGTACCGCTGCTGAGCACGCTAAGTGATTCCCTGTTTTTGCGACAACGTATTCGGGTGGGTGCCGAAGAAGCCGTGGGTGACACCACGGGAGATTTGTTGGACCGAGTGGCCGTTGTAACTTCGCCAATGATTCGTTCCAACAGCCGCAAACAAACACGCCAGAGCGGCGCGATTGCTACGGGCGCATCCATGTCGAGTTTGGGTCAGTCGGGAAAGGACGTCAAGAGTCCGTTGGCACTCATTGTAGTGCCCACACGAGAATTGGGCGTACAAACGGCCATGCTATTGTACCAGCTCGTGGGCGGTAACATCAAGGACGATCCGACTGCTCTCACGGGACGAGCCAATATGTTCAAGTACAAAGGCCCCAAAGGTATTCGCATTGGTTGTGTActggacgatgaagaggcATCGTTTGGTCTGAAACTGCAAACAGACGTGGCCATTACCACTCCCCAATACCTAGGCAAACTTatggacgatgaagatgtGCTGCCTTCCAAGTTACGAGTGATCATTTACGACGAAGCTGATTTGGCGCTTGAAAAGACGGACGCCAAAGATTTAGAGCGTCTCTTTGATGACGATCCCGAAGAGCGCGAGTATACGCGGCTGACTTATTTGGTCGGTGCCAGCGTGACGGAAGCGTTAGGCAATCTGGCCGTGGCGTCACGTATTTTGCCGCAAGGCAAGAGTTGCATTGCTACGGCAACACGATTTGCCGCGTTGCAATCGGAGGAGCCCCTGGCCGACGCCGCACGGATTGCTGGAGGAGAAAAGAGCGCCAGTCTGAAAGACCTGAGCGTTTGCCTGTATCCTGGGTTGAAACACGAGAGAGCAGTTGTCCCCAACGACTCGTCCGGTCTACTGACTTTGACGCGACTGCTACGCAAAGAGCTGCAAGCCTACGATCAAACCGTGAAAGAAGCGGGTGACAGCGGTGTCGCCTTTAACACGGTACAAAGGCCGCGCGTGGTCGTTTTCTTTCCAGACGAGGAACAAGCCAAGAAAGCAATCGTGCCATTGCGAGATACCATGTGGGGAGAACACAAGTTGTGCGTACTACTTCCGACTATTGGATTTAATCCTTTGACCATTATGGATCAGTTCAAACGCAACGAAACATCCGTCATGTTGGCAACCGCAAATTCTGTACGGGGTCTGGACTTTCCCGCTCTGACACACGTCTACACGCTTTATTTGCCGATGAATGATCCCAGGGAATACGTGCACTTGGCGGGTCGAGTGGGACGAGTTGGGCAGCTCGGTAGCGTACTAGGTGACGGTGGGCACGTGGTTTCCATACTTCGAGAAGACGATGCGGGCAAGATGGATGAACTGGCCGCAACTTTAGGTTTTGAATTTGTCGACATTGAGGCGACGCCGGACGTTATTCCACGTGGGGAAGACGGTTCCCTGGATGTTGATAATGTGGACGTGGAAAAGATGCGGCGGTTACTTGAAGACACCATGACGCTGGTGGATTTGGCCGAAGATATTGGCGACGACCCCACAGTCATTGAAGCTACCTTGGTCGACGATagcgatgaagaagatgatgaggacgacgGAGACGAGGATTCGTTTCAATAG
- the NURF-55 gene encoding chromatin assembly factor subunit c (Similar to the subunit C of the chromatin assembly factor 1 (CAF1) bringing newly synthesized histones H3 and H4 tetramer to replicating DNA. This subunit (p55 in fruit fly) associates with acetyltransferases and deacetylases in cell extracts and is also a component of the nucleosome remodeling factor complex (NURF); Other definition: nucleosome remodeling factor 55kDa subunit), with protein MTPSTTAPAAASHSSKNGTTSSSKTPLQTDVLEERLIDAEYKIWKKNTPFLYDFVMTHSLEWPSLTTQWLPKTHTAGPNATEHSLLIGTHTTGEQNYLMMATCALPKEQPVVPADNTTVKQPAPRYDEEKNEIGGFGLAHSAVGKIDIKVKIQHLGEVNRARYMPQNHFIVASRGPNPEVYIFDLSKHPSVPSPQSTFCPQAVCVGHASEGYGMVWSPHQAGLLATASDDQTVKVWDVNTVLQSPPSTGTDSGGIQVAAHATLSAHQATVEDVDWHAHDPNMLASVGDDQLLAIWDLREPSKPLRSKPNAHDRDVNSVAFCPHDEYRLATGSADHDIAIWDLRNLDTRLHTLKSHTDEVYNLSWAPHAEGVLASCSADRRVGVWDLSRIGMEQSVEDAEDGPPELLFLHGGHTSKVSDFSWNVKDPWTIASVAEDNILQVWKMAEEIYVLENEEELPDESDEEDLE; from the exons aTGACGCCTTCGACGACGGCTCCTGCTGCGGCATCGCATTCCTCTAAGAACGGCACAACGTCGTCCTCCAAGACTCCTTTGCAAACCGACGTTTTGGAAGAACGCTTGATAGACGCCGAGTAcaagatttggaaaaagaacACGCCCTTTCTCTACGATTTCGTCATGACGCACAGTCTCGAATGGCCATCCTTGACGACGCAGTGGCTTCCCAAGACGCACACGGCGGGTCCCAACGCCACGGAACATTCCTTACTCATCGGTACGCACACCACCGGCGAACAGAACTATCTCATGATGGCGACCTGTGCTTTACCCAAGGAACAACCCGTGGTACCCGCCGATA ATACAACCGTCAAACAACCCGCACCGCGttacgacgaagaaaagaacgaaATCGGTGGCTTTGGCCTCGCCCATTCCGCTGTAGGAAAAATTGACATCAAAGTCAAAATACAGCATCTGGGAGAAGTCAACCGGGCTCGTTACATGCCACAGAACCATTTCATTGTCGCTTCCCGCGGTCCCAATCCCGAAGTTTACATCTTTGACCTTTCCAAACACCCCTCCGTGCCGTCTCCGCAATCCACCTTTTGCCCACAGGCTGTCTGTGTCGGACACGCCAGTGAGGGCTACGGCATGGTTTGGTCCCCCCATCAAGCCGGTCTCCTCGCAACCGCCAGTGACGATCAAACCGTCAAGGTGTGGGACGTGAACACTGTACTCCAATCTCCACCAAGTACCGGGACGGACAGCGGTGGAATCCAAGTCGCCGCCCATGCCACACTATCGGCGCATCAAGCGACCGTCGAAGACGTCGATTGGCACGCACACGATCCCAACATGCTGGCATCCGTCGGTGACGATCAACTCCTCGCCATTTGGGATTTGCGGGAACCTTCGAAACCGCTACGCTCCAAACCCAACGCCCATGATCGGGACGTTAACAGTGTCGCCTTTTGTCCGCATGACGAGTATCGACTCGCGACCGGTAGTGCTGACCACGACATTGCCATTTGGGATTTGCGCAATCTCGATAC TCGTCTCCACACGCTAAAATCGCACACGGACGAAGTTTACAACCTTTCTTGGGCCCCGCACGCCGAAGGCGTACTCGCTTCATGCTCGGCCGACCGACGCGTGGGTGTCTGGGACTTGTCCCGCATCGGTATGGAGCAAAGCGTAGAAGACGCCGAAGACGGTCCGCCGGAACTGCTCTTTCTGCACGGAGGGCACACCAGTAAGGTTTCCGACTTTAGTTGGAACGTCAAAGATCCCTGGACCATTGCCAGTGTCGCCGAAGACAATATCTTGCAGGTCTGGAAAATGGCCGAGGAAATATAtgttttggaaaatgaagaagaacttCCAGACGAatcggacgaggaagactTGGAATAG
- a CDS encoding predicted protein has product MTKVSALSLTSKRRHGKKISMVTAYDYPSAVHVARAGMDILLVGDSVAMVELGYENTQPITLRDMLHHCATVKRGVTAVASQVSQVPLLVGDMPFGTYEYQDTDVALRNAYAFVKEAGMDAVKLEGGSKARAQTAQRIVEGGVAVMGHVGLTPQAISVLGGFRAQGRTAVRARQLVDEALRLQDAGVFAVVLECVPSNVARSITDTLEIPTIGIGAGPHTSGQVLVYHDMLGMTSHPHHDQFVPKFCKKYAQVGHMIQEGLLEFKADVENGTFPSDAFSPYVMTDAE; this is encoded by the exons ATGACCAAAGTGTCGGCGCTGTCACTCACGTCCAAACGGAGACACGGAAAGAAGATCAGTATGGTGACAGCTTACGACTATCCTTCGGCAGTGCACGTGGCACGTGCCGGGATGGACATTCTCCTCGTTGGCGATTccgtcgccatggtggaGCTTGGTTACGAGAATACGCAACCAATTACCTTGCGGGATATGCTCCATCACTGTGCCACCGTCAAACGGGGAGTTACGGCAGTCGCTTCTCAAGTTTCGCAGGTCCCTCTCTTGGTGGGAGACATGCCTTTTGGAACCTACGAATATCAAGATACGGACGTGGCACTCCGGAATGCCTACGCCTTTGTCAAGGAAGCCGGAATGGACGCCGTCAAACTAGAG GGCGGATCAAAGGCACGCGCCCAGACGGCACAGCGCATCGTCGAAGGCGGTGTCGCCGTCATGGGACACGTCGGTCTCACACCGCAGGCCATTTCGGTCCTAGGAGGCTTTCGAGCGCAGGGACGCACCGCAGTCCGGGCACGGCAGCTCGTCGACGAGGCCCTGCGCTTGCAGGATGCCGGGGTCTTTGCCGTTGTCTTGGAATGTGTACCGTCCAACGTGGCCCGGTCCATTACCGACACGTTGGAGATTCCCACCATTGGGATTGGAGCCGGTCCCCACACATCCGGGCAAGTCTTGGTGTACCACGACATGCTGGGTATGACCTCACATCCACATCACGACCAGTTCGTGCCCaagttttgcaaaaagtACGCCCAAGTGGGACACATGATTCAAGAAGGATTGCTCGAATTCAAAGCGGACGTGGAAAACGGAACATTTCCCTCGGACGCCTTTAGTCCGTACGTCATGACGGATGCCGAA